A genomic region of Miscanthus floridulus cultivar M001 chromosome 3, ASM1932011v1, whole genome shotgun sequence contains the following coding sequences:
- the LOC136547234 gene encoding probable calcium-binding protein CML44, producing MAIRGVASTREDMTLEEFKEWLKQFDTDGDGRISRNELREALRRRGGWFTTWKSGRALRQADKNNSGFLDDSEIENLVAFAQKDLGMKISTW from the coding sequence ATGGCGATCCGGGGCGTCGCCTCCACCCGCGAGGACATGACGCTGGAGGAGTTCAAGGAGTGGCTCAAGCAGTTCGACACCGACGGCGACGGCCGGATCAGCCGGAACGAGCTCCGGGAGGCgctccgccgccgcggcggctggTTCACCACCTGGAAGAGCGGCCGCGCCCTTCGCCAGGCCGACAAGAACAACAGCGGCTTCTTGGACGACTCCGAGATCGAGAACCTCGTCGCCTTCGCCCAGAAAGATCTCGGCATGAAGATATCCACCtggtag
- the LOC136547236 gene encoding uncharacterized protein: protein MATAALTTPNPAAPTRGPGKEHRTAITVPEFKRWVKQFDTDHDGRISRKELREAIRRRGAWFSGLRALFAVRRADRNRNGFVDDSEIEGLIDFAERELGFRITTE, encoded by the coding sequence atggcCACGGCAGCCCTGACGACTCCGAACCCGGCGGCGCCGACGAGGGGCCCGGGGAAGGAGCACCGGACAGCGATCACGGTGCCGGAGTTCAAGCGCTGGGTGAAGCAGTTCGACACCGACCACGACGGCCGCATCAGCAGGAAGGAGCTCCGGGAGGCCATCCGCCGCCGGGGCGCCTGGTTCTCCGGCCTGCGCGCACTGTTCGCTGTCCGGCGCGCCGACAGGAACCGCAACGGGTTCGTTGACGACTCCGAGATCGAGGGCCTCATCGACTTCGCCGAGAGGGAGCTGGGCTTCAGGATCACAACGGAATGA